The following are encoded in a window of Natronoarchaeum philippinense genomic DNA:
- the pan2 gene encoding proteasome-activating nucleotidase Pan2, whose amino-acid sequence MAHSPSLPDRPRLELDPEMSDEERLAALEEHYADILTVNEELTEQLDAADSRREELREKAETLERENEALKTSSLYIATVEEVTDGEVVVKQHGNNQEVLTEVSPSLSEELSAGDRVAVNDSFSIQTVLDQETDARAQAMEVDESPEVAYDDIGGIDEQIREVREAVEQPLVEPERFEEAGIDPPSGVLLHGPPGTGKTMLAKAVANETDATFIKMAGSELVRKFIGEGSRLVRDLFELATEREPSIIFIDEIDAIAAKRTESKTSGDAEVQRTMMQLLSEMDGFETRGEVRIIAATNRFDMLDRAILRPGRFDRLIEVPEPNFDGREQILQIHTRDMNLSDDLDFTALASQTDGKSGAELESLATEAGMFAIRDGRTEVRMEDFEEAMEKLEEDGDAGDTITSTGYVDYAY is encoded by the coding sequence ATGGCGCACAGTCCCTCGCTTCCCGACCGCCCCCGGCTCGAACTCGATCCCGAGATGTCCGACGAGGAACGGCTGGCGGCGCTCGAAGAGCACTACGCGGACATTTTAACGGTCAACGAGGAGCTCACAGAGCAACTGGACGCCGCCGACAGCCGGCGCGAAGAACTTCGCGAGAAGGCAGAAACCCTCGAACGGGAGAACGAGGCGCTCAAAACGTCCTCGCTGTACATCGCGACCGTCGAAGAGGTCACCGACGGCGAGGTCGTCGTCAAGCAGCACGGCAACAACCAAGAGGTGCTCACCGAAGTGTCTCCCTCGCTGTCCGAGGAGCTCTCGGCCGGCGACCGGGTCGCGGTCAACGACTCGTTTAGCATCCAGACCGTCCTCGATCAGGAGACCGACGCCCGCGCACAGGCGATGGAGGTCGACGAGTCGCCCGAGGTCGCCTACGACGACATCGGCGGTATCGACGAGCAGATCCGCGAGGTGCGCGAAGCCGTCGAGCAGCCGCTGGTCGAACCGGAACGGTTCGAGGAAGCGGGCATCGACCCGCCCAGCGGCGTCCTGCTACACGGCCCGCCGGGCACCGGGAAGACGATGCTGGCCAAGGCCGTCGCCAACGAGACCGATGCGACGTTTATCAAGATGGCCGGCTCGGAACTCGTGCGCAAGTTCATCGGCGAGGGGTCGCGGCTGGTCCGGGACCTGTTCGAGCTGGCGACCGAGCGCGAGCCATCGATCATCTTCATCGACGAGATCGACGCCATCGCCGCCAAGCGCACCGAGTCCAAGACCTCCGGCGACGCCGAGGTCCAGCGCACGATGATGCAGCTGCTCTCGGAGATGGACGGCTTCGAGACCCGCGGCGAGGTCCGCATCATCGCGGCGACGAACCGCTTCGACATGCTCGACCGGGCGATTCTCCGCCCCGGCCGGTTCGATCGGCTCATCGAGGTGCCAGAGCCGAACTTCGACGGCCGCGAGCAGATCCTCCAGATCCACACCCGCGACATGAACCTCTCGGACGATCTCGACTTCACCGCGCTTGCCAGCCAGACCGACGGCAAAAGCGGCGCCGAGCTGGAGAGCCTCGCCACCGAAGCGGGGATGTTTGCGATCCGGGACGGCCGCACCGAGGTCCGGATGGAAGACTTCGAAGAAGCCATGGAGAAGCTCGAAGAGGACGGCGACGCCGGCGACACGATCACCTCGACGGGCTACGTCGACTACGCGTACTGA
- a CDS encoding pyruvoyl-dependent arginine decarboxylase — METIRIVWGTGEGPTEMASYDAALADAGVENYNLVSVSSMVPAGAEIDPVGTAPELGPAGNRLTVVEGRATVAPTSADDPTVSAGLGWVRSEDGPGLFYEAAGRASPDSISRRVVDGLEAGQELRSWAFGEPEYQIVSADADPDAYVTVVVLATYGQSEPLL; from the coding sequence ATGGAAACGATTCGGATCGTCTGGGGCACCGGCGAGGGCCCCACCGAAATGGCGTCGTACGACGCCGCGCTGGCCGATGCCGGCGTCGAAAACTACAACCTCGTCTCCGTCTCCTCGATGGTTCCCGCCGGCGCGGAGATCGACCCGGTCGGGACGGCGCCGGAACTCGGTCCCGCGGGGAATCGACTAACAGTCGTCGAAGGGCGCGCCACCGTGGCACCGACGAGCGCAGACGATCCCACCGTCAGCGCCGGACTTGGATGGGTCCGATCCGAGGACGGACCCGGGCTGTTTTACGAGGCAGCAGGTCGAGCGTCACCCGACAGCATCAGTCGGCGCGTCGTCGACGGGCTCGAAGCGGGCCAAGAGCTTCGCAGCTGGGCATTTGGCGAGCCGGAGTACCAGATCGTCAGCGCGGACGCCGATCCCGACGCCTACGTCACCGTCGTCGTGCTGGCGACGTACGGCCAGAGCGAGCCGCTGCTCTGA